The nucleotide sequence GCTCGTTCCGCGGCCTGCCGTGCGAGGTTCATGGCCCGCTGCAAAAGCGGATTATCTACCCCAAATTGTCCTGTGCCAGCCGGCTGAGAATTTGCGCTGATCGGACTGATCACAGGGACAGCAGTCGCCACCAATAAGATTAAACCAAGCAGGGAAATTTTAATGGGCATTGAGTTAATCTCCTTACAAACAATCATCACAGCCCTGATTATTCTGACCGATACCAGACCTATAGGCTACACCAGTTTATCTAGACTCTTCCCAGTCGTAGGAGCGCAAAACCCAGTAAATTGGGGCTATATCTCTACGGGAACCTTATCCAGGCCCAGATCAGGACGGCCATACCCTCCAGGCCTGGGGCATAACTAGGATCGTGACCATAAAATGGGGACATTTTGTTCCAAATCATCGGTGGTCAGGTTTTAACTTAAGCGATAGTCCAAGGCCCAGCGAGCGAGTTCAGTCCGATTCGTTAGCCCTGTTTTACCCAACATATTGCTGACGTGACTTTCCACAGTGCGTTGACTCACAACCAGTTGGCTAGCAATATCCTTATTGGCTAATCCCTGGGCCACTAAACGCAGCACCTTTATTTCTGTGGGTGTCAGTTCAATTCCTTCCGGTAAGGGCAAGGGGCCAGGAGTCTCAAAACTTGCTGTTTGGAGTTGTTTAACCCGTTCTGATTGCTTCAAGGAGGCTTCGATTTGGGCCACTAATTCCTCAGGCTCAAAGGGCTTGACCATATAAACATCAGCCCCTGTATTTAAGCCCATGACCCGATCTTCCGTTTGCCCTTTTGCTGACAAAAACAAGACCGGTAGCCATTTAATGTTTTCCTGTTCCCGGATGTGACGGACAAAATGATAACCATCCATTTCTGGCATCATCACATCACAAATAATCATGTCCGGGGTTTCATGTTTTAACACCTGTAAGGCTTCCCGCCCTTGAGCCGCCGTCAGTACCCGATAGCCCTTCAGTTCCAAATAATCTTGAACTAACAGAACTAAGTTGGGATCGTCATCGACTAATAAAAGGGTTTTACAGGCCAGGCCTGGGGAGGAATCCATGGCTAATCCAAACAAATTATCTTGAGTTTATTCTAGGGCCTGGTTTTCTAAAGTAGGAGCCACAAAAAATCCCAGAGTTGCCGTCTCAGGTGATTGCCGTTGCGCCAGAGTGGGGACAGACTCTCGAATCCGAGCCACTAACTGTACTGTTGTTGCATCATAAATCTGGGTCAGAATTTTTGGATAGAGACCAATTCCAATAATAGGCACTAACAAACAGGCAATGATAAAGATCTCACGCGGCTCAGCGTCCACCAGTTCTTCATGGTTGACCAGTTCCTTGTTTTCTGGGCCATAAAAAATCTCCCGGAGCATTGAGAGCAAGTAAATCGGGGTCAAAATCACGCCCACCGCCGCCAAGAGAACCACCACAATCCGAAAGGTCAGACTATAGGCATCGCTCGTAGCAAAACCGACAAACACCATTAATTCCGCCACAAAGCCACTCATCCCCGGCAACGCTAAAGACGCCAGGGAACAAGCCGTAAACATGGCAAAAATCTTGGACATCTTTTGGCCAACACCGCCCATTTCTTCCAAGATCAAGGTATGGGTTCGGTCATAGGTTGCGCCCACCAAGAAGAACAAGCTCGCCCCAATCAAGCCATGGGAGACCATTTGTAAAACTGCCCCACTCATCCCCAAACTTGTAAAGGAGCCAATCCCAATCAGAACAAAGCCCATGTGGGAAATCGAAGAATAGGCAATCTTGCGTTTGAGATTCCGTTGAGCATAGGAAGTCAAGGCCGCATAGACAATATTGACAACTCCAAGGATGATCAACACTGGCGCAAATTTAGCATGGGCTCCTGGCAACATTTCCACGTTCATCCGGATCAGGGCATAGCCCCCCATTTTCAGCAGAATCCCCGCTAAGAGCATATGGACTGGGGCTGTGGCTTCACCGTGGGCATCCGGCAACCAAGTATGGAGTGGTACAATCGGTAATTTCACCCCATAGGCAACCAGGAACCCGGTATAGACCAACAATTGAAAGCCTAGGCCATAATCCTTCAGAGATAAGGTGTGCATATCAAAGGTGGTTGTATCCCCATAGAAAGCCATGGCAAAGGCGGCCACCAGGATAAACAGAGAACTGAGGGCTGTATAAAGAATAAATTTGGTTGCTGCGTATTGCCGTTTTTTACCGCCCCAAATCGCCAAAAGCAGATAGACCGGAATCAGTTCTAATTCCCAGGCCAGGAAGAAGACCAACATATCCTGCACAGCAAAAACTGCAATTTGACCGCCATACATAGCCAGGATAATGAAATAAAACAGCCGCGGCTTAAAGGTCACAGGCCAGGCTGCCAGAGTTGCCAACGTGGTGACAAATCCAGTCAACAGCACCAAGGGCATCGAAATTCCATCTACTCCCACGGACCAGCGCAAGCCAATTTCTGGAATCCAATCGTAGGCTTCGACCATCTGGAGGCCCGTACCATTGAGATCGTATTGGGTGGTAAAGGCATAGATGATCAAGACAAAATCAATCAGGCCAATTACCAAGGCATACCAGCGAATCGGTCGCCCTTTGCCATCGGGGTCAGGAATAAACGGAATCGCTGCTGAAGCCAGAAGCGGAAATAGGATGATGGTAGTCAACCAGGGGAAGTCAGTCATAACAAAAATCCAAAGCTCCTTGGCAATCTGACTCTAGACGCGGCTCAAAGGTAATGCTGCATCAATAAATTAGAAGTAATTTTCAAAAAAGGCAGGGGGTTGCAGAAAAATTTAATAATTCCTCAAAACGGGAAGGAGAAAATGACAAATCCCAGCACCGCTAGGAAAATAATCAAGGCATAGAACTGGGCCCGCCCATTTTCAAAGTATTTCAAGCCCTCGCCGGTAATCATCGTGACAAATCCGGTTAAGTTAACCACCCCATCGACGACGTTGTAATCCACCTCCAAGACTTGGCGGGCGATGCGACGAACTCCATTCACAAAGACGGCATTGTAAAGCTCATCAAAATACCATTTGTGTAAGGAGAACTCATAGAGGGGGCGAATTTTCTCAGCAATGGCAGCGGGTCTAATTTTCCCTTGCAGATACATCAATGAAGCCACCGTGATCCCAATTAGGGCAATCCCCACCGAAGCCCCACCCAAAACATAAAATTCGGTCAAATCTTCAACGACCAAGGATTCAATGATTTCCCCTGGGGCATGGATAAACCCTTCAAAATAGTTATGGAAAGGGGTTCCCACCAGGCCAACTA is from Synechococcus sp. PCC 6312 and encodes:
- a CDS encoding response regulator transcription factor, whose product is MDSSPGLACKTLLLVDDDPNLVLLVQDYLELKGYRVLTAAQGREALQVLKHETPDMIICDVMMPEMDGYHFVRHIREQENIKWLPVLFLSAKGQTEDRVMGLNTGADVYMVKPFEPEELVAQIEASLKQSERVKQLQTASFETPGPLPLPEGIELTPTEIKVLRLVAQGLANKDIASQLVVSQRTVESHVSNMLGKTGLTNRTELARWALDYRLS
- the ndhD1 gene encoding photosynthetic/respiratory NAD(P)H-quinone oxidoreductase subunit D1, which translates into the protein MTDFPWLTTIILFPLLASAAIPFIPDPDGKGRPIRWYALVIGLIDFVLIIYAFTTQYDLNGTGLQMVEAYDWIPEIGLRWSVGVDGISMPLVLLTGFVTTLATLAAWPVTFKPRLFYFIILAMYGGQIAVFAVQDMLVFFLAWELELIPVYLLLAIWGGKKRQYAATKFILYTALSSLFILVAAFAMAFYGDTTTFDMHTLSLKDYGLGFQLLVYTGFLVAYGVKLPIVPLHTWLPDAHGEATAPVHMLLAGILLKMGGYALIRMNVEMLPGAHAKFAPVLIILGVVNIVYAALTSYAQRNLKRKIAYSSISHMGFVLIGIGSFTSLGMSGAVLQMVSHGLIGASLFFLVGATYDRTHTLILEEMGGVGQKMSKIFAMFTACSLASLALPGMSGFVAELMVFVGFATSDAYSLTFRIVVVLLAAVGVILTPIYLLSMLREIFYGPENKELVNHEELVDAEPREIFIIACLLVPIIGIGLYPKILTQIYDATTVQLVARIRESVPTLAQRQSPETATLGFFVAPTLENQALE